One segment of Coffea arabica cultivar ET-39 chromosome 7c, Coffea Arabica ET-39 HiFi, whole genome shotgun sequence DNA contains the following:
- the LOC113698190 gene encoding uncharacterized protein isoform X1: MEEKLSAVTKTITPSPIQQLSLLAQRCNAINLSQGFPDFPAPSHIKEAAISAINSDFNQYRHVQGICEYVACKMKQTQGLDVDPLTDIVICCGQSEAFAATMFAIIDQGDEVILFDPSYETYDTCIRLAGGVPVYVPLDPPCWKLDPDKFIKSFTAKTKALVVNRKETDTKWHSPHNPTGKVFTKDDLEIIAGACRTWDILAVTDEVYEHITFDNEKHISLASLPEMQKRTIVTSSLSKTFSVTGWRIGWAIAPARIALAIQNIHVKVTDCAPAPFQEAALTALRSSPQYFDSLRRDYQSRRDFIHELLVKVGFPMQFRPMGSVFVFAELPESCTLSDVEFVEQLIKQAGVVAVPGSGFFHKSSCSSTFSYQSRYIRFAFCKSFDTLNIAAQKITGLVTETGRLELF; encoded by the exons ATGGAGGAGAAGCTGTCTGCTGTGACCAAGACGATAACACCCTCTCCCATACAACAATTATCCTTGCTTGCCCAACGCTGCAACGCCATCAACCTTTCCCAAGGTTTCCCGGATTTCCCTGCTCCTTCTCACATCAAAGAGGCTGCCATTTCTGCAATCAATTCTGACTTCAACCAGTACAG GCACGTTCAAGGAATTTGTGAGTATGTGGCATGTAAAATGAAACAAACGCAAGGCCTAGACGTTGATCCTTTGACAGATATAGTTATATGTTGTGGCCAGTCTGAGGCTTTTGCAGCAACCATGTTTGCTA TAATTGATCAGGGTGATGAAGTTATACTGTTTGATCCATCATATGAGACATATGACACTTGTATTAGATTGGCCGGAGGAGTCCCT GTGTATGTTCCCCTTGATCCACCATGCTGGAAACTTGATCCAGACAAATTTATAAAATCATTTACTGCTAAGACCAAAGCTCTAGTGGTCAACAG AAAAGAGACTGATACAAAGTGGCACAGTCCTCACAACCCAACAGGGAAAGTTTTTACCAAGGATGATCTTGAGATTATTGCTGGAGCTTGCAGAACCTGGGATATTCTAGCTGTTACAGATGAA GTGTACGAGCATATAACTTTTGACAATGAAAAGCATATATCACTTGCCTCACTTCCAGAGATGCAGAAGCGGACCATTGTGACATCATCATTGTCAAAAACTTTTAGCGTTACAG GTTGGAGGATTGGATGGGCGATTGCTCCGGCTAGGATTGCATTGGCGATTCAAAACATCCATGTAAAAGTTACAGATTGTGCTCCAGCACCTTTCCAGGAAGCAGCCTTGACTGCTTTGAGAAGTTCTCCTCAATACTTTGATTCATTGAGAAGG GACTATCAATCGAGAAGAGATTTCATTCATGAGTTGCTTGTAAAGGTTGGCTTCCCAATGCAGTTTAGGCCAATGGGTTCAGTTTTCGTGTTTGCAGAGCTTCCTGAGAGCTGCACTCTTTCTGAT GTTGAATTTGTGGAGCAACTCATCAAACAAGCAGGGGTGGTAGCTGTGCCAGGAAGCGGATTCTTTCACAAAAGCTCCTGTTCATCTACATTTAGCTACCAGAGCAGATATATACGGTTTGCCTTCTGCAAGAGCTTTGATACGCTGAACATTGCCGCTCAAAAGATTACGGGGCTCGTTACAGAAACCGGGCGTTTGGAGCTATTTTAG
- the LOC113698190 gene encoding uncharacterized protein isoform X2, which translates to MEEKLSAVTKTITPSPIQQLSLLAQRCNAINLSQGFPDFPAPSHIKEAAISAINSDFNQYRHVQGICEYVACKMKQTQGLDVDPLTDIVICCGQSEAFAATMFAIIDQGDEVILFDPSYETYDTCIRLAGGVPVYVPLDPPCWKLDPDKFIKSFTAKTKALVVNSPHNPTGKVFTKDDLEIIAGACRTWDILAVTDEVYEHITFDNEKHISLASLPEMQKRTIVTSSLSKTFSVTGWRIGWAIAPARIALAIQNIHVKVTDCAPAPFQEAALTALRSSPQYFDSLRRDYQSRRDFIHELLVKVGFPMQFRPMGSVFVFAELPESCTLSDVEFVEQLIKQAGVVAVPGSGFFHKSSCSSTFSYQSRYIRFAFCKSFDTLNIAAQKITGLVTETGRLELF; encoded by the exons ATGGAGGAGAAGCTGTCTGCTGTGACCAAGACGATAACACCCTCTCCCATACAACAATTATCCTTGCTTGCCCAACGCTGCAACGCCATCAACCTTTCCCAAGGTTTCCCGGATTTCCCTGCTCCTTCTCACATCAAAGAGGCTGCCATTTCTGCAATCAATTCTGACTTCAACCAGTACAG GCACGTTCAAGGAATTTGTGAGTATGTGGCATGTAAAATGAAACAAACGCAAGGCCTAGACGTTGATCCTTTGACAGATATAGTTATATGTTGTGGCCAGTCTGAGGCTTTTGCAGCAACCATGTTTGCTA TAATTGATCAGGGTGATGAAGTTATACTGTTTGATCCATCATATGAGACATATGACACTTGTATTAGATTGGCCGGAGGAGTCCCT GTGTATGTTCCCCTTGATCCACCATGCTGGAAACTTGATCCAGACAAATTTATAAAATCATTTACTGCTAAGACCAAAGCTCTAGTGGTCAACAG TCCTCACAACCCAACAGGGAAAGTTTTTACCAAGGATGATCTTGAGATTATTGCTGGAGCTTGCAGAACCTGGGATATTCTAGCTGTTACAGATGAA GTGTACGAGCATATAACTTTTGACAATGAAAAGCATATATCACTTGCCTCACTTCCAGAGATGCAGAAGCGGACCATTGTGACATCATCATTGTCAAAAACTTTTAGCGTTACAG GTTGGAGGATTGGATGGGCGATTGCTCCGGCTAGGATTGCATTGGCGATTCAAAACATCCATGTAAAAGTTACAGATTGTGCTCCAGCACCTTTCCAGGAAGCAGCCTTGACTGCTTTGAGAAGTTCTCCTCAATACTTTGATTCATTGAGAAGG GACTATCAATCGAGAAGAGATTTCATTCATGAGTTGCTTGTAAAGGTTGGCTTCCCAATGCAGTTTAGGCCAATGGGTTCAGTTTTCGTGTTTGCAGAGCTTCCTGAGAGCTGCACTCTTTCTGAT GTTGAATTTGTGGAGCAACTCATCAAACAAGCAGGGGTGGTAGCTGTGCCAGGAAGCGGATTCTTTCACAAAAGCTCCTGTTCATCTACATTTAGCTACCAGAGCAGATATATACGGTTTGCCTTCTGCAAGAGCTTTGATACGCTGAACATTGCCGCTCAAAAGATTACGGGGCTCGTTACAGAAACCGGGCGTTTGGAGCTATTTTAG
- the LOC113699985 gene encoding uncharacterized protein — translation MGIRSKAAHFVSDLTTVLLNPISDKPSSKPTSTTPAHPEEKSESGGSKADSVSDEDEDSEDSGDGPDTSSFTAFLVSLLSSSESGRRPESAGENAYQEDLAESSDVPILRDSGRKRSLFSRGKQSLNRIYHSARLPGFRSQGSAKSSSQMVVDNANKSKVSADEEMSTQNLDEPLPLDEIPETSEPSLLLSEKTRSVLFASMPVLVQGRKWLLLYSTWRHGISLSTLYRRSMLWPGLSLLVVGDRKGAVFGGLVEAPLRATSKKRYQGSNNSFVFTNISGDPAIFHPTGMNRYFTLCSPEYLALGGGSHFALYLDGDLLTGSSSASETYGNSCLAHTQDFDVKEVELWGFIYPSKYEEMVSLLRTEAPGIWRL, via the exons ATGGGAATAAGGAGTAAAGCTGCCCACTTTGTATCTGATCTTACCACAGTTCTCCTCAACCCCATTTCAGACAAACCTTCTTCCAAACCCACCTCCACTACCCCTGCTCACCCT GAAGAAAAATCTGAGTCTGGAGGTAGTAAAGCAGACTCCGTGTCAGATGAGGATGAGGATTCTGAGGACTCTGGTGatggtcctgatacatcttctTTTACTGCATTCCTAGTCTCCTTACTTTCATCTTCAGAGTCTGGTCGAAGGCCCGAATCTGCTGGGGAAAATGCGTACCAGGAGGACCTGGCTGAATCGTCAGATGTGCCGATACTGAGAGATAGTGGCAGAAAAAGAAGTTTATTCTCTAGGGGTAAACAATCCCTTAACAGAATCTACCACTCTGCTAGATTACCTGGCTTTCGAAGTCAAGGATCAGCAAAGAGCAGCTCTCAAATGGTGGTCGACAATGCAAATAAATCTAAAGTTTCCGCGGATGAAGAGATGTCTACACAAAATTTGGATGAGCCACTGCCTTTGGACGAGATTCCAGAAACTTCTGAACCTTCATTGCTTCTCTCTGAAAAGACTCGAAGCGTTCTATTTGCTTCTATGCCTGTTCTTGTTCAGGGGAGGAAATGGTTGTTATTATACAG TACATGGAGACATGGTATATCACTTTCAACTTTATATAGAAGAAGCATGCTTTGGCCTGGTCTCAGTTTGCTG GTTGTGGGAGACCGCAAGGGTGCTGTATTTGGTGGTTTAGTTGAGGCACCCTTAAGAGCTACAAGCAAGAAAAGATATCAG GGCAGCAATAATTCATTTGTTTTCACAAACATATCTGGTGATCCTGCAATTTTCCATCCCACAG GTATGAACCGCTATTTCACCTTGTGCTCGCCTGAGTATTTAGCTCTGGGTGGTGGCAGTCATTTTGCTCTGTACTTGGATGGCGATCT ATTGACCGGATCTAGTTCAGCTTCAGAAACTTATGGAAACTCTTGTCTAGCACACACCCAAGATTTTGATGTGAAGGAAGTTGAG TTATGGGGTTTTATATACCCTTCAAAGTATGAAGAGATGGTCTCGCTGCTGCGCACTGAGGCACCAGGAATTTGGCGCTTGTAG
- the LOC113700093 gene encoding annexin D2-like produces the protein MATLRVPASVPPADEDCGQLRKAFAGWGTNEALIIQILAHRNAAQRKLIREVYAATYGDDLLKDLDAELSSDFQRAVLLWTLDPAERDALLAYEATKRLTASNWVIMEIACTRSSQDLFKARQAYHARYKRSIEEDVAYHTAGDFRKLLVPLVTAFRYEGDDVNMTLAKSEAKLLHEKISEKAYNNDEIIRILTTRSKAQLNVTLNQYNNEFGNAINKNLKDDPKDEYLKLLRATIKCLTSPERYFEKVLRLAINRVGTDEWALTRVVTTRAEVDLQHVKEEYHKRNSVPLDRAIAGDTSGDYEKMLLALTGHGDL, from the exons ATGGCTACATTGCGAGTTCCTGCATCTGTACCTCCTGCAGATGAGGACTGTGGGCAGCTTAGGAAAGCTTTTGCAG GATGGGGAACAAACGAGGCCCTAATTATCCAGATCCTGGCTCACCGAAATGCAGCACAGCGTAAGTTGATTCGGGAAGTATATGCTGCAACTTATGGAGACGATCTTCTGAAAGATTTGGATGCTGAACTTTCTAGTGACTTTCAG CGTGCAGTACTGCTATGGACACTTGATCCAGCTGAGCGTGATGCGCTCTTGGCTTATGAAGCTACAAAGAGGTTGACTGCTAGTAATTGGGTTATCATGGAAATCGCTTGTACCAGATCTTCACAAGATCTCTTCAAGGCGAGGCAGGCCTATCATGCTCGCTACAAGAGATCCATTGAGGAAGATGTTGCATATCATACAGCTGGGGACTTCCGTAAG CTTTTGGTCCCCCTAGTGACTGCATTCAGATATGAAGGAGATGACGTCAACATGACTTTAGCAAAATCAGAAGCTAAGCTACTTCACGAGAAGATATCTGAAAAGGCTTACAATAATGACGAGATTATTAGGATTTTGACTACAAGGAGCAAGGCACAGCTCAATGTAACTCTCAACCAGTATAACAATGAGTTTGGGAATGCTATCAACAAG AATCTGAAAGATGATCCTAAAGATGAGTACCTCAAATTACTTAGAGCAACAATAAAGTGCCTGACGAGTCCCGAGAGATACTTCGAGAAGGTTCTTAGATTGGCTATCAACAGAGTGGGTACTGATGAATGGGCTCTCACTCGTGTTGTGACTACTCGAGCTGAGGTTGACTTGCAGCATGTCAAAGAAGAGTATCATAAAAGGAACAGTGTCCCCCTGGACCGTGCAATTGCTGGAGACACTTCTGGAGACTATGAGAAAATGCTTCTGGCTTTAACAGGGCATGGAGATCTTTGA
- the LOC113700187 gene encoding uncharacterized protein, translating into MERVTPARKPHTSTADLLTWSEAPPSDSSTSASANVSRSATRPQQPADGIGKVLFGGQITDEEAESLNRRKPCSGYKLKEITGSKIFSGETEDGASESGNGHVSSNNRTSVRMVQQAANGISQISFSTEERISPKKPTTLTEVAKQRELSGTLESEADSKMKKQLSDAKSKELSGNDIFGPPPEVPPRSLAAVRSMEAKEIKDMGEPAPRNLRTSVKVSNPAGGQSNILFGEEPVVKTSKKLHDQKFAELTGNDIFKGDVPPGSAEKHLSTAKLKEMSGNNIFADGKVKARDFLGGVRKPPGGESSIALV; encoded by the exons atggagaGAGTAACGCCTGCCCGGAAGCCCCATACTTCCACGGCCGACTTGCTGACATGGTCGGAGGCGCCTCCGTCCGACTCCTCCACCTCGGCCTCCGCCAATGTCTCCCGCTCTGCCACTCGTCCCCAGCAG CCAGCAGATGGGATTGGTAAGGTGCTGTTTGGAGGACAGATCACTGATGAGGAAGCTGAAAGTCTCAATAGAAG GAAACCATGCTCAGGATATAAGTTGAAGGAGATTACTGGAAGCAAAATATTTTCTGGAGAGACTGAAGATGGTGCATCAGAATCTGGAAATGGTCATGTCTCTTCTAATAATAGGACATCTGTGCGTATGGTTCAG CAAGCTGCAAATGGAATCAGCCAGATCTCCTTTAGTACTGAAGAAAGGATTTCTCCAAAGAAGCCGACAACTCTTACTGAGGTTGCAAAGCAGCGGGAGTTAAGTGGAACACTGGAAAGCGAAGCTGATAGTAAGATGAAGAAGCAGCTGTCAGATGCGAAGAGCAAGGAACTAAGCGGTAATGATATCTTTGGCCCTCCTCCTGAAGTTCCTCCCAGATCATTGGCTGCTGTGCGCTCTATGGAAGCAAAAGAAATCAAGGACATGGGAGAACCTGCACCGCGAAATCTACGAACATCAGTCAAGGTTTCTAAT CCTGCTGGCGGTCAAAGTAACATCTTGTTTGGTGAAGAACCAGTTGTCAAGACTTCAAAGAAACTACATGACCAGAAATTTGCAGAGTTGACTGGCAATGACATTTTCAAAGGAGATGTTCCTCCAGGCTCTGCTGAAAAGCATCTGAGCACGGCCAAGCTGAAAGAAATGAGTGGCAACAATATTTTTGCTGATGGCAAGGTTAAAGCTAGAGACTTCTTGGGTGGAGTCCGCAAACCCCCTGGTGGTGAGAGCAGCATTGCCTTGGTCTAA